From Lolium perenne isolate Kyuss_39 chromosome 5, Kyuss_2.0, whole genome shotgun sequence, a single genomic window includes:
- the LOC127301182 gene encoding putative pumilio homolog 8, chloroplastic gives MASEPAAEAEAEERRLCEEDELMFEDIAREVARLGLRDFPEVDAEEEEGRQEEEEEDAAAAGPANGLLPHPVILHRPTGQQLFLYGPPPPPLLPPRMLPPPFSPPALGMPGDHKLPDGWWFAVANPGRGHVPAPESSHGGGSAVPPRAAWPRAAPGDAAWPGPRAPPGAAAANTQLAEACVQYLCRNEEQVLDTLFQGRPEAADANARLIVTHAVPLLESSQGARLLGRVIDGCNDGLRHLIVARITRDAKRFFRICGARSDEVVGMIRSCRSERSLQLVRNAITPWMAPSIMHRLVTSDSNRLKVVQAFVQCVPEPYFAEFIFDAIAKNCLALVIHPHGLSLLQSCLEHVEWTAKDNILSTVARCSCDLAQHRFGNYIVQDVLKQRDPSHLEIIASRFRHNYVKLSRQRYSSNVVETCLEVFDDRERFAIVEELVWFPRFRDLVTDEFANYVISKALRTCKATLRHRLATAILSLPHVNRRHPHCLRMFNTLSLLGYRD, from the exons ATGGCTTCGGagccggcggcggaggcggaggcggaggagagGCGCCTCTGTGAGGAGGACGAGCTGATGTTCGAGGACATCGCCAGGGAGGTAGCGCGGCTCGGCCTCCGCGACTTCCCGGAGGTcgacgccgaggaggaggaggggcggcaggaggaggaggaggaggacgcagcCGCGGCGGGGCCGGCGAACGGGCTCCTTCCTCATCCGGTAATTCTTCATCGCCCTACTGGCCAGCAGCTGTTCCTGTacggcccgccgccgccaccgctgctCCCGCCGCGCATGCTGCCGCCGCCGTTCTCGCCGCCAGCGCTCGGGATGCCCGGCGACCACAAGCTGCCCGACGGATGGTGGTTCGCGGTCGCTAATCCCGGCCGCGGCCACGTCCCTGCGCCCGAGAGCTCCCACGGCGGGGGATCTGCTGTCCCCCCGCGCGCCGCCTGGCCTAGAGCTGCCCCCGGCGACGCGGCGTGGCCTGGGCCCAGAGCTCCCCCCGGCGCGGCGGCCGCCAACACGCAGCTGGCTGAGGCCTGCGTCCAGTACCTCTGCAGGAACGAGGAGCAGGTGCTCGACACGCTGTTCCAGGGACGCCCCGAGGCCGCGGACGCCAACGCCCGGTTGATCGTCACGCACGCCGTCCCTCTCCTCGAGAGCAGCCAGGGGGCGCGCCTGCTCGGCCGCGTCATCGACGGCTGCAACGATGGGCTCCGGCACCTGATCGTCGCTAGGATCACGCGAGACGCCAAGAGGTTCTTCAGGATTTGCGGCGCCAG GTCCGATGAGGTGGTGGGCATGATCAGGTCTTGCAGATCCGAGAGGTCCCTGCAGCTTGTCAGAAATGCCATCACGCCATGGATGGCTCCCTCGATCATGCACCGTCTTGTGACTTCGGATTCCAATAGGCTTAAGGTGGTGCAGGCCTTCGTACAGTGCGTTCCTGAGCCCTACTTTGCTGAG TTCATTTTTGATGCTATTGCTAAGAACTGCTTAGCACTTGTTATTCATCCGCATGGACTGTCCCTGCTGCAAAGCTGTCTGGAGCATGTCGAATGGACAGCAAAGGATAATATATTGTCAACAGTCGCTCGTTGCAGCTGCGATCTTGCTCAACATCGTTTTGG AAACTACATTGTTCAGGATGTCCTGAAACAAAGAGATCCATCGCACTTGGAAATTATCGCATCCCGCTTCAGACATAATTATGTGAAACTCTCAAGACAAAGATATAGCAGTAATGTGGTGGAAACATGTCTAGAAGTATTTGATGATAGAGAGCGATTTGCCATTGTTGAGGAATTGGTTTGGTTTCCTCGCTTCAGAGATTTAGTGACAGATGAGTTTGCTAACTATGTTATCTCTAAAGCCCTTAGAACCTGCAAG GCTACTCTTCGGCATCGGTTGGCCACCGCTATCCTTTCCCTTCCACATGTCAATCGCCGTCACCCTCATTGTCTGAGGATGTTTAACACACTTTCTCTGCTTGGCTACAGAGATTGA